Genomic DNA from Bremerella alba:
GCATTGAAGAAGTCGCGACTGATGAGATTGAGAACGGCCAGATTTGCCTCGTCCGTCCTGGCGAACGCATTCCCCTGGACGGAACGGTCGTCCAGGGCCTCTCGGCAATCGACCAGGCGCCGATCACCGGAGAGTCGGTCCCCGTCGAGAAAGAGCCAGGCGACACGGTTTATGCCGGCACCATCAACGGCAGCGGAAGCATCGAGTTCCGCGTGGCAGGCACCTCGGGTTCTACCCTGTTAAACCGGATCGTGCGGCTCATCGATCAGGCCTATCAACGTCGCGCACCGAGCGAACAATGGGTCGATCAGTTTGCCCGATATTATACGCCTACGATGATGCTCTTAGCGGTCGCCGTGATGGTCATTCCCCCGACGATCGTCGGCTGGTCGGCAGAATCCGCAACCGATTGGTTTTACAACGGGCTAGTACTTCTAGTCATTGCTTGCCCATGTGCATTGGTGATCTCGACACCGGTCAGCATTGTTTCTGGCCTCACCGCGGCCGCACGCCATGGTGTGCTGGTCAAAGGAGGTCTCTCGCTCGAGACCGTGGCGAAGGTCAAAGCGGTCGTACTCGATAAGACCGGCACTCTTACCACCGGCATGCCTACCGTGACGACCGTGCAGTGCTTTGGGGACCAAACCAACGACCAGGCCTTGGCCATGGCAGCCGGATTGCAAAACCACAGCACGCACCCCATCGCCAAAGCGATTGTTCACTATGCCAATCAAGATGAAGTTGCTCCGGCCGAATTCGCCCATGTAGAAGAAATCCCCGGGCGTGGCATTTCCGGACAGATCGACGGCCAGCGGATCTGGCTGGGAAGCACTCGCCTGGCCGCCGAACAAGGCGCGGATATCTCCGAACTGGAAGGCATCGCCGCGAAAACGGGTGCTAACGTGGTCGCCTTGGGGCAAGACAACCAACTTCTGGCCGCTTTTCAGCTGCAAGATGAACTGCGAGACACGGCGGGTCGGGCTGTCGAGTCGCTGCACCGCTTGGGCGTCGCGCAAGTCGAGCTGATTTCCGGAGATCGCACCAGCGTGGTCAAAGATGTCGCGGAGAAAGTGGGGGTCGATGCCTGGAAGGCGGAGCAATTGCCTGAGGACAAGATCGAAGCGGTCCTGCGTCTGCGCAACGAGCACCAACTGGTTGCCATGGTTGGAGATGGGATCAACGACGGTCCGGCCTTGGCAGCGGCCGACGTCGGGATTGCCATGGGTGCGATGGGCAGTGATACGGCTATTGAAACGGCCGACATCGCGCTCATGTCGGACGAGATCGAAAAGCTACCGTGGTTGATCGCGCATGGGCGTAGAACGCTGAGTTTGATCCGGCAAAATATCTTCGCAGCCCTGGCGATCAAGGTGATCTTCATCATTCTGACGATGATCGGCTATCCCAATCTATGGCTGGCCATTCTTGCCGATACGGGCGTTTCGTTGGCGGTGATTGCCAATAGCCTGCGATTACTGCGGACTAAAACGTCGTAAACCCTCGCAACTGGGCAGCACCTTTTGCGAGGCCCTTTCGAACGTTACATTGGCGGTTTCAACGCACAACCCAGAGATCCTTACTCGGAGCTTGAATCCCAAATGGCAAAGCTATCGATCGCCGACGTAGACGTTAGTGGCAAGAAAGTCTTGATGCGGGTCGACTTCAATGTCCCGCTCGACGGTGGCAAGATCACGGACGATCGTCGCATCGAAATGGCCCTTCCTTCGATCAAGTCGGTCGTCGATCGCGGCGGCCAGCTGATCTTGATGAGCCACTTGGGCCGCCCCGAACCCGGCGCAGACAACTCGGCGTTCAGCCTGAAGCCAGCAGCGGCTCGTTTGGGCGAACTGCTTAGCAAAGACGTTGCATTCGCTTCCGATACGGTCGGTGACGATGCGGCCGCCAAGGTAGCTGCCCTGACCGATGGTGGTGTTGTCGTGCTCGAAAATCTTCGCTTTGAAAAGGGCGAAAAGAAGGGTGACGCAGACTTCGCTGGCAAGCTCGCGGCCTT
This window encodes:
- a CDS encoding heavy metal translocating P-type ATPase, encoding MTHYPQDDSLSKFSTVSLQVAELDCAEEVRVLKDGLAKKPGIEKLDFDVMRGRMDVHYDDQQWNVHRLLEAVSSLGMTAHEVIETPQSESAAEPVRHNNDRERALIRSGAFLLVAVVIQVWESGGIGALFGHGEGAHTISVLAILLYLISISFGIRWIFPKAVKAVLRFSADMNLLMTVAVTGAIILGEFFEAAMVTLLFTLSEVLEQRSVTKARRSIQSLMSLAPDLARVKTETGIEEVATDEIENGQICLVRPGERIPLDGTVVQGLSAIDQAPITGESVPVEKEPGDTVYAGTINGSGSIEFRVAGTSGSTLLNRIVRLIDQAYQRRAPSEQWVDQFARYYTPTMMLLAVAVMVIPPTIVGWSAESATDWFYNGLVLLVIACPCALVISTPVSIVSGLTAAARHGVLVKGGLSLETVAKVKAVVLDKTGTLTTGMPTVTTVQCFGDQTNDQALAMAAGLQNHSTHPIAKAIVHYANQDEVAPAEFAHVEEIPGRGISGQIDGQRIWLGSTRLAAEQGADISELEGIAAKTGANVVALGQDNQLLAAFQLQDELRDTAGRAVESLHRLGVAQVELISGDRTSVVKDVAEKVGVDAWKAEQLPEDKIEAVLRLRNEHQLVAMVGDGINDGPALAAADVGIAMGAMGSDTAIETADIALMSDEIEKLPWLIAHGRRTLSLIRQNIFAALAIKVIFIILTMIGYPNLWLAILADTGVSLAVIANSLRLLRTKTS